The bacterium DNA window ATTTTTTCGCTTACTTTTAAAGGATTAGTATATCCATCCATTTTTCCTTTATTAAGTTGCTTATATTGCTCCGGACTGACATTTTCTTTTATTCCATCAGGTGTATCAGTAAACATATATTTAAATTCTGCTATATTTGCACTTTCATCGCCTGCAAGTGTAAGATTTGGTCCGGGAGTAAGAAACTGCATTGCCCTTGCCATTCTCCATGCGGCTTTGGATTTTTGAATTCCGTCATATATTTCTTTATCTTTGCCCTTTAATTGTTGAGGGTTTATTTGTTCATTGGTATTATCCCTCTTATAGTCTTTTTCAAGCTCTTTTCTTGTTTCATTTTCATCAAGCTTTGTAAATGCCTGCGCATATCTGACTATAGCTCTGTTTTTGCCTTCTTCGGGATAAAAGTCGCCTGAAGCATAATCATGGCATCCCGTTAAATATGTTACTGCTCTTGGACTTCTTTCACCATGGAAAATGTCTAAAAAATTATTAAATTTGCTGTTTAAAATAATTTGGTTGGCAAAATGCGGACCATCTATTCCAAGCACTGCATCAAAGCCCATAGGCTCATCCGTCCCGCCCTTAACAGCAACACTTTTGACCACATTTGTATGTGCATCAGGGTCTAAATTCAGATTTTGAGATATATCCCTTTGATCTTGTTTTAATAATAATTTTTCTTTATTGGTAAGGTCTATAGGGTTTACTGATACTGTATTTGTTCCTTTGGACGGTTCAAGCCCGTTTCTGTTTTCGTATTCAGCATATACTACAGCGCCCGGCGAGTGCTGTTGTATTTCCAGCATAAGTTCTTTAAGAAACTTTCTGTCCATTCTTTCTATTGCCTGTTTTCCATCTTTTGGCATGCCTTCCGGTATGAGATTATGTACGGAATCAAGCCTTAATCCGTCAACTTTAAGGTCATTAAGAAAATACAGCGCAGAATCTATAGCATGTTCCCTTATATGCTGGTTTTCAAATTTTGGTCTTGGGCCCCAGTTTGGAACTCCGCTAACTTTATAAAGCTCGCCTGCTGCATTAAACCCGCTTTTTTCACTTGGCGGTTTGCCATTTTCATTGAAAAGGAGAAATGCTGCATGGTTAAACACAACATCTTGTATTACTTTTAAACCTGCCTCGTGAAGAATTTTTACGGTTTTTTTGTATTCTTCAATTCCGCCGTATGATTGTTGAACAGCTCTTGTGAACTGAAGATCGTATCCCCAGCCCTGAGGGTGTTGTTTTTTATCGGCATAATTTTTTCCGCCGCTGTAAAAAGAATTTACCGGCATAAGCT harbors:
- a CDS encoding alpha-amylase family glycosyl hydrolase; translated protein: MKLQNLQPACTQTKAANQQAGSLSSSTLKPLNIEHASFAPVSSENIKAYSLTGLKNLSFGRTMAEHKSWGVNYDPKTQKSTVKIYAPSADDVFIQVAKYDKNNNLLWDVHEPAKADNKNVFEYKLTKHTTSEGYQYHSLDDEAAKKMLPPNTMYRYRISRDNGTQYFEPDLESKSQPFDTLGWSQVINPINIDAAHKSTPLIDVSQINACELHVGIFSKKHDFQGLHEKAKELKEKGYNTVQLMPVNSFYSGGKNYADKKQHPQGWGYDLQFTRAVQQSYGGIEEYKKTVKILHEAGLKVIQDVVFNHAAFLLFNENGKPPSEKSGFNAAGELYKVSGVPNWGPRPKFENQHIREHAIDSALYFLNDLKVDGLRLDSVHNLIPEGMPKDGKQAIERMDRKFLKELMLEIQQHSPGAVVYAEYENRNGLEPSKGTNTVSVNPIDLTNKEKLLLKQDQRDISQNLNLDPDAHTNVVKSVAVKGGTDEPMGFDAVLGIDGPHFANQIILNSKFNNFLDIFHGERSPRAVTYLTGCHDYASGDFYPEEGKNRAIVRYAQAFTKLDENETRKELEKDYKRDNTNEQINPQQLKGKDKEIYDGIQKSKAAWRMARAMQFLTPGPNLTLAGDESANIAEFKYMFTDTPDGIKENVSPEQYKQLNKGKMDGYTNPLKVSEKIKLEKGYDASNPDLLEKFTIEGNPENKKLEQLFKDFSKIREGNPAITNRNTSSEFWNIGLNKDGGVGYIYRKNEEKNNEIFALVNLNKDKSYTGNDKGPYKIHEFNGRLPEGKWQLVMNTEDKKYAGSGLQNAEIIDVRKNNCPSVNLAPFSVLVYKKIGN